The Punica granatum isolate Tunisia-2019 chromosome 4, ASM765513v2, whole genome shotgun sequence sequence GCGGTCATGAGAAATTGGAGCAAAATCTGACACAAAGGTTGATCTTGACCTGTTTAGTAAATGAATCACGGTATAAGGAGGACAAGACATACAATAAATCAACTCTAATCATACAAGAGAAATATCATAAGAAGAGGAACAAAAAACAGAGCCACGACATCCCAAAATTATTCGacaaattaaaggaaaatgtCAAAGTAAGCATTAGTGAATCAAAGTCATGAAATCTCAGATTTCCAATTGACCAATCAGCTCCAAGATGGTCTTAGCGGAGGCTTGGAGCCGGTGAGTCTCCTCATCGTCCATGTGCACATTGGTCACGCCCAGCACCCCGCCCCGCCCGAGTTGAGCTGGAAGGCTGAGGAACACGTCCCCACCTTCGATATCGTAGAATCCCCTCGCGAGAACTGAGATTGGGTGGATCCTGCGTTGGTCCCTGAGCAAGGTGCGAGCCAGGCTCGCCACAGAGTAGCCAATTGCCCAGGATGTGTAGCCCTTGAGTCGTATGACCTCGTACGCGCTGTCTATGACCTCCTTGTGGATGTTCTCCAAGGTTTCCTTCTCGTATGCGATCTGCTGCTTCTTAAGGAAGCTCAGGACTGGGACCCCTCCGACGCTGATGCTGGACCATAGCGCCACTGAGCTATCCCCATGCTCCCCGACTATGTAGGCCTTATCAGAATTAATCAATGCAGACAATGATGCTGTTAACAACGTAGGCATACCTACACTTATAATGTAGCATAATTTATGCCTAATTTTCCACTAAAAAAGACCCCCCAAAAACAACATTGGagacatgaaaaaaaaatgtggaaaaaaaccccaaaaaaaaaaaaacaactttAGAAATTGGCAGattttttaattagatttGCTCCGGTAGTGCACATACCTGTACATCTTGGGCGTTGACGTCAAGATGGTCAGCGATGAGGAACCTGAACCTGGAGGAGTCAAGGTTCGTGCCCGACCCGATGACC is a genomic window containing:
- the LOC116206111 gene encoding L-lactate dehydrogenase B; the protein is MHQSASASSLGPGGLDLTRAFFRPIHNTAPPSPTKRHTKISVIGAGNVGMAIAQTILTQDLADELVLVDAKPDKLRGEMLDLQHAAAFLPRTKIIADVDYAVTTGSDLCIVTAGARQIPGETRLNLLNRNVALFRSIVPPLAKYCPDTILLIVSNPVDILTYVAWKLSGFPSNRVIGSGTNLDSSRFRFLIADHLDVNAQDVQAYIVGEHGDSSVALWSSISVGGVPVLSFLKKQQIAYEKETLENIHKEVIDSAYEVIRLKGYTSWAIGYSVASLARTLLRDQRRIHPISVLARGFYDIEGGDVFLSLPAQLGRGGVLGVTNVHMDDEETHRLQASAKTILELIGQLEI